The following proteins come from a genomic window of Pseudomonas sp. WJP1:
- the rimP gene encoding ribosome maturation factor RimP: MSSKLEELQALLAPVVVALGYECWGIEFSAQGRHSMLRVYIDKEGGVLVDDCAIVSRQISGVLDVEDPISVEYTLEVSSPGMERPLFTLEQFAKFAGEQVKIKLRSPFEGRRNFQGLLRGVEEQDVVVQVDDHEFLLPIDMIDKANIIPSFD, encoded by the coding sequence GTGTCGAGCAAGCTAGAAGAGTTGCAGGCCTTGCTGGCCCCGGTGGTCGTGGCCCTAGGCTATGAATGCTGGGGTATCGAGTTTTCGGCTCAGGGTCGTCACTCGATGTTGCGCGTTTATATTGATAAAGAGGGCGGTGTGTTGGTGGACGATTGTGCCATCGTCAGCCGTCAGATCAGCGGTGTGCTGGATGTTGAAGATCCAATCTCCGTTGAATACACCCTCGAAGTTTCCTCGCCAGGCATGGAACGCCCGCTGTTCACTCTTGAGCAGTTTGCAAAATTTGCCGGTGAACAAGTGAAGATCAAGCTGCGCTCGCCTTTTGAAGGACGACGCAACTTTCAGGGCCTTCTGCGCGGTGTAGAAGAGCAGGACGTCGTGGTGCAGGTAGATGACCATGAGTTCCTGTTGCCGATCGATATGATCGACAAGGCCAACATTATTCCCAGTTTTGACTGA